One Delphinus delphis chromosome 3, mDelDel1.2, whole genome shotgun sequence genomic region harbors:
- the C3H5orf46 gene encoding uncharacterized protein C5orf46 homolog: protein MAVSVLQLTVVWGLLVLILTCQADNKPESKSDDKPDDSGKTLEPAFPNFLSLLGSEIIENTVEFIICSMMKSKGYMKCDEKKEEDSSE, encoded by the exons ATGGCTGTCTCAGTGCTACAGCTGACAGTTGTTTGGGGACTGCTTGTCTTAATCCTGACTTGCCAAGCCG ataACAAACCAGAGAGCAAGTCAGATGACAAGCCAGATGACTCGGGCAAAACCCTAGAACCAGCCTTTCCAAACTTCCTAAGCCTCTTGGGCTCGGAGATCATTGAGAATACGGTGGAGTTCATCATCTGCTCCATGATGAAGAGCAA aggatatATGAAATgtgatgagaaaaaagaagaagattcaTCAGAGTGA